A single region of the Deltaproteobacteria bacterium genome encodes:
- a CDS encoding ArsA family ATPase encodes MTRIILYTGKGGVGKTTTAAATALEAAKRGHRALVVSTDPAHSLRDAFDQEIGPEPREIMKNLDAQEIDVFYSVDKYWGKLTGYIQSLFNWMNVDEILAEEFSIFPGMEEVSCFLWVYSHYQEKKYDVIIVDSAPTGETLRLLSLPDVARWWIVKVFPIERKVLKVVRPAVKVVSDMPLPEEDTYVAIEDLFDKLNSIHKIFSNPEITSIRLVLNLEKMVIKETQRAYTYLNLYGYNVDSAIVNRTMPEKLDHPYFKEWKKFQEIYRKEVTELFSPIPLYEAPLFSKEILGMEALSEFGSTLFSERDPVDILYKGKPYEIVKERGVYSIVMQLPFVSKEEVKLHQFGEELMIQIENQRRNIFLPNFLAKLNVDKANLENGLLKVSFEKGGADRAGKKR; translated from the coding sequence ATGACCAGAATCATTCTGTATACAGGCAAGGGCGGCGTAGGAAAAACAACCACGGCTGCGGCTACGGCGCTCGAAGCAGCTAAACGGGGACACAGGGCGCTTGTCGTTTCCACTGACCCCGCCCACAGCCTGCGCGACGCGTTTGACCAGGAAATAGGGCCCGAGCCCAGGGAAATCATGAAAAATCTCGACGCCCAGGAAATAGACGTTTTTTATTCAGTCGATAAATACTGGGGCAAGCTCACGGGCTATATTCAGTCCCTTTTCAACTGGATGAACGTGGATGAGATTCTGGCCGAAGAATTCAGCATATTTCCGGGCATGGAAGAGGTGTCATGCTTTCTCTGGGTCTACAGCCATTATCAGGAAAAAAAATATGACGTGATTATTGTTGACAGCGCGCCGACCGGTGAGACGCTCAGGCTTCTTTCCCTGCCCGATGTTGCCAGGTGGTGGATTGTCAAGGTATTCCCGATAGAGAGAAAGGTCTTAAAAGTAGTAAGACCGGCCGTAAAAGTGGTATCCGACATGCCTCTGCCCGAAGAGGATACATACGTCGCCATAGAGGACCTGTTCGACAAGCTGAATTCAATCCACAAAATATTCTCGAATCCCGAAATCACATCCATCAGACTTGTGCTCAATCTCGAAAAAATGGTGATAAAGGAGACACAGCGGGCTTATACCTACCTTAATCTCTACGGATACAACGTAGATTCCGCCATAGTAAACAGAACTATGCCCGAGAAACTGGATCATCCTTATTTCAAGGAGTGGAAGAAATTCCAGGAAATATACAGAAAAGAGGTAACGGAATTATTCAGCCCTATCCCCCTGTATGAGGCGCCTCTGTTTTCCAAGGAAATACTGGGAATGGAGGCTCTTTCGGAATTCGGGAGCACGCTCTTTTCCGAAAGAGATCCGGTCGATATTCTCTATAAGGGAAAGCCGTACGAGATAGTGAAAGAAAGGGGTGTCTACAGTATTGTGATGCAACTTCCCTTTGTAAGCAAGGAAGAAGTCAAGCTCCATCAGTTTGGGGAAGAACTCATGATCCAGATCGAGAACCAGAGACGAAACATATTCCTGCCCAACTTTCTGGCCAAACTTAACGTTGATAAGGCAAACCTCGAAAACGGCCTGCTGAAAGTAAGTTTTGAGAAGGGCGGCGCGGACCGGGCAGGCAAAAAGCGATAA